CGTGATTGTGTTGCTATCTTGCTCTACTGTGTGATCATGTTAATGTTAACTCCTCTACAATCATGATGTATGCCTCTGAACAGATAGGAAAATGATGATCGAAGAGCTGAAACAAATATTTTGGAGAAACCGGCGGTGAATTATGTAAACTTTAAACGTGAAAATATTTTTATCTGCTCACAATGAAGATTTATAGTGAAATGGAAAATATAAAAAAGGTATCAAGCATAATTATAGTCTTTTGCTTGGTGGGAAGGAACGAATTTGGATGGAAAAACAATATATTAACTAGGATTATGATGTTATTATTCACCGAATTTGAAGCACAATGCTTACAGCTAAAGTGATATCTATGGTTCTATATAATATTATGATCATAGATACAAGTTAGAAATCTTTTACAAAACGAGCCCTTCTTACTTTTTTTTTCTGTGGATTTGAATCTGATAACTGCTTAGTAACATCTGTCATTTTGGGCCTGTTGTGTGGATCATTCTCAGCACATCTCAAAGCCATCATAAGCACTTTTGCAACATTTTCCATCATATTGGTATCTAGACACTCATTTGCAAGGCTTGAATCAACAATTTGATTAATTTCTCCTGTTTCACTCCACAACAATCTAACCCAACCCACTAAATCAGTACCCTCCGTAAACGATGGATCTACTACCTTCTTTCTCGTTATCAGCTCAAGCAAAACTACTCCATAGCTGTATACATCACACTCCCTATTACTTACCGTTGTATAAGCGTTCTCTGTCAAAGGCCAATATAAACGAATATGTTACTTAATCGTACGAAGATTTTGtgaagaagataaaaatcaaatcacTAGTTAgtaagttagttagttagttacctGGTGCAATATAACCGATTGTGCCAGGCACAGATAAGGAAGGATTTGATGTAGAGGACTGGTCCAAAAGTTTGGCAATACCGAAGTCTGCGATGTGAGGCTCCATATCAGAGTCTAGAAGTATGTTGTTTGGTTTGATATCTCGGTGCACTATGGGAGGATCGCAGTCATAATGGAGGTAAGACAACCCATGAGCGATTCCAATAGCTATCTTATACCGAACATTCCACTCTAAAGACGGCGCTGGCTTCTTTTCATGCAAGACATCATAAAGGCTTCCATTTGGCATGTAGCTATACATAATTAGACCGTAATCATGTCTCAACCAAAAGTTTTCCAATTTGACAAGATTTCGATGCTTGATTTGTCCGAGGGTTTGAATTTCTCTAACCATGCTCAAGTTTTTATCTTTGCTGGCAGCAAATGCCAGCTTCTTTATGGCAAAAGCTTTGTCTTGACTTACATTGGCTTTATAGACAACTCCATGGGCTCCTCTGCCGATAATATACCGATCACTTAGGTTCGATGTAGCCTCCATCACTTTGTTAAGAAGGGACAAACGACCTTCGTCATCGGTAATATGGACTTGCTGGTTAGATTTTCTGCCAACAAATATATGAACCAATCCCATCAACAGCAAAACAACAAATATTGAGGATCCTATAGCTATCATCACAATCACAATTTTACTGAGGCCTTGGTTAttcattttgttgttgttgtcacaTGGTTTTACATAGCTGCTTTCGTTGCAAACCAAACCACTGGATGGTGAACAACTGATACATAGCCCGGGATTCCCCGAAAATGAGGACAAGCGTGAATTAAACAGCTTCATTAGCATCTTCGGTATGGAACCCTGAAAAGAATTGTTCGAAAGATTGATTTCGACTAACGAAGGGAGTTCATCAAGAACTTGTATGCTTCCTGTCAAATTGTTTTGAGAAAGATCAATCATTTGTAAGGATTTCAACTTTCCAATTTCCACAGGTATGTCTCCTATCAGCCCATTAGAACTTAGATTCAACCCGTAGATCAAATTCTGCAATGTCCCAACCGAGTTAGGAATTTCCCCTCCAAACATATTTCCGCCAAGCTGTAGTTCAGAAAGATCTTCAAAAGCCGACAAAAACTCTGGAATTCCACCACTAAAATAATTCTCATTCAAAATTAGTGTGTTTAGCTTTGTCCACTTCTGCAAACTCGACGGCAATGAACCATTCAGGAAGTTAAATCCCACATCAAACTTGTCCATTTTGGTACAGTTTGCGAGCTGAAAAGGCAAAGGACCTTCTAAGTCATTATGACCAAGATCCAATGTCCGAAGATTAACAAGTTTTCCCAACTCCGGTGGTATACGCCCGCTAAGTTTGTTCGCGGACAACATTAAATCCGTGAGATTCGTGCAGTTTCCTAAACTCGATGGAATTGACCCGTTGATCTCGTTGTGGCTGATCTCCATGTATAACGGATTGGTATTCCTTTCAAAATCAGGAAGAGGCCCGGTAAATTTGTTTTGTTTAAGAATGACCCTTCTTAAAGTTGTGCATCTTCCAACATCGAGAGGTATTCTTCCTCGAAGTCGATTGATTCCCATATTCAGAACATTCAACTTTCTTCCAAAACAAAGATTTGGAGGAAGGTTACCAGTGAACCTGTTATTCACAAAGTCCAACTGTACCAAACTGCTGTTAATTCCTAAGCTTTGAGGTATCACTCCAGAGAAAATGTTGTTAAATAATGAAATGTTCTTAAGGTTCTTCAGCTCTGTCATCTCCACTGGAAGTTCACCAGAAAGGCTATTATTATACACAAACAGATGCTCGAGACCTCGAATCTTCCATATCTCAAGCGGAATTTCGCCGCTCAATTGATTAGAAAACAGTTCAAGGTCCCTTAATTCACTGAGTTTTCCCAATTCACTCGGAATTTTTCCATCAAGTCGATTGGAATACAAATGCAACTCAGTCAAAGACTTACAGTTGCCTATTTCAGGAGGTATTTTACCAGACAAATGATTCTTGCAAAGGCGAAGAATCGAAAGCTTGGTGAGCAGACCAATGGAAGATGGAATAGCTCCAACCAAGTTAGAATTCACAGCAGCAAATTGTGATAAACCAGTACAATTACCAATGCCATATGGAACGCTACTACCAAAATCATTGAATGAGATATCCAAAAACAGTAAATTTCTACAACCGGAAGAACCCAATGGAATAGTACCTGTTAGTTTATTGTAGGCAACTTGAAAACGAACACGATGATTGAGATTGTTGAGACTATAAGGAAGAACACCCTCCAACTGATTAACATTCAAATACAAGTCTTGTAATTGAGTACAGTTCCCAATAGATGAAGGAATTGCACCAGAGAAGTTGTTATATTGGAGATACAATTCTTGGAGATGAGTTATGTTGGCAATAGTAGTTGAAATGGAACCGTTGAGTTGGTTATCAAAGAGATCAAGAAGTTTGAGGTGAGGGATTTGGGACAAGAAATGAGGGAAAGGACCTGTGAGAAGATTAGTAGAAAGGTGAAGATATTTTAGTTGATGGAGGTTAGTGAAAGAGTGAGGTACTTGGCCATGAAAGTAGTTATACCTAAGGTCTAAGTGTTGGAGTTGTGTGCAGTTTGCAATTTCTGGCCCTAGTTGACCGTAGATATCAAGATAGGAAAGGTTGAGAGAGATTACACGGTGGAAAGAGTTGCATTTGAGACCAGCCCATGAACATGGTGTGGAATGAGATGGGTTCCATGTTGAGTTTATGAGAGGAGGAAGTGATGTCCAGTGGGATTTGAATGATAAAAGTGCTAAGCCATCTGAGttgagtgaagaagaaagagtatagaaatggaagatggaagaaaagaagagaagagaggagtgAAGTTTCATGGAGAGAAGTTACACGGtggtgtttttgttttttgtgtgTGTTATGTTTCATTAATGATGTTTGATTAGTGCTCATTAATATATGTATCAGTTGAGAGTTCACACTTAGAGTATTCACATTCACCTTTTCATGCCATGTCATCATTGACTGTTTTTCATCATTTCTTATATATAGAAACAGAGAGAAGTTAGGTGGTTTTGGATTTCTTTGAATGTTACAATTTTTAGTTTGTTAGATTTGCTTAGGTAAACAAAGACTTACTTTGGAATAAAAAATTACAGGAAGACTTGTGGCACTGTGTACTGCACTTTAGTTTTTCATATAACTGATTGAATAAATTAAGGTGACTACAGATAAGTAGTTAAAAAGTTGTGTGAATGTTAACTTTAATGATTTAGGTACAAACTATACCCATGGCTTTACACAAGTGGATTTTCATATTAAGTTAGATATACAATACTCTATCCCTCTCAAATATAAGTAGTTTGATAAATGGTTTTTACTCATTTATTTATCGTTGATTTTATTTGTCTTTGTTTTATATTGTTAAGCGTTCattattttcttctttattttatgcgttggttgtgtgttttattgtttttagacTCAAGTGAATAAATCGAAACAAATCAGTGCGAAAAAATGCAAAACGCGGAATTTCGGAGGAAGTGCCAAAATCATGCTTCAGGAGGCCTGATACAGGTGACCATATCTCCTGACatgggccgtgtcaggaagaagGCTTGGACGAATTCAAGAAATTGTGAAagtcagtggtgcaacacgggcggCTGTTTTGCACGTCCTAGAGCTtgcaaaaaaataattgaatagaGAGGCAACACTGGTTCCCGTGTTGGAAGGCGACGCTGATTTTAGTAATTGTTGTGATCTTGTATTTAGCTTgcgagggtgtttttggtatttccaacAAACTTAAGTGAATGTGTACTATTTAAATGAGTTTTTAGGAAGAAAGATGAGACTTTTTGGCGAGAGAAGAATACACGATTGAAGATCAAcgttcatctcaattcttgtaatgtctctattttatatttcgttttctttgaatactatgagtaactaaacccctCAATGCTATAGGAGTCCCTTATTTGACTCTGTAACGACTTAGATTTGATATTTGCAATAACAAGGTTTTTCATATTTCACTAATATTAAGAAAAAATTTAATGTATTAATCTATACTATTGGATACTCTACCTATATTGATCTAAGAGACACAATATTACTAAGTAAAAGATAGAAAAAACATCATTTGAAAGTACGAAAGCGTAGACTTGATAACTTTGAAATGGAAGTGTtagaaaaaaatatgtatattaaaaataaaagaacacaatcataacacaagAATATAACGCGGAAACTCCAAAATcggagaaaaatcacagttgttgTCAAATGATAACTACAGAATAATCCTATGAGAAAATTGTTATAACACATAATATACTCTCAACCACCCCAGATCTCGAGTACACCATACACTCAAAAGCAAAGGTTTAGCTAGATCTCACAATACTTCAACACAAGAGTACaaaaagaaagtcaaatacaagcttaaagtgcttttgactggtgcatcttataatgaagaacttgaattttttatatagtTTTGGACTCCCTCTTCCTTTACAAAACTAAGTGATTGAGACATCTCGAACATGTATTTTTTTAAGCAACCCCAGGAAGAAGTTCGTCAAGCACTGAAACAAAGTCAATGGCTTTTGTTAGTTTTTGGTGTTTTACATGAGTTTGAATAATAATTATCCATGTTATTCAATAAGATACCGCCTTCATCACtagtgtagatgttgttgattggctgtaatttttggtaaaactaaagTGTGGTTCTATCCTGTCAAAAaccaatgtcatgacatgctttctgttgttgTGAAGACCttccttatgcaggcctttacctgatgtcaaggccgatgtcatgacattcgcagctgttcgttattCTCTATTACTCTTATGATTTTAGGATCTGTTAAGACCTTATGTGCTATATTTGGTaatgatggattctgatctgtttTAAGGACGAATTGGATGATTTCTATTATCAGCTTCTTGTGTTATGAAGATTTGTTTtattagggcaaaaactatttttatggatccaaggcccagttgctgTATTGCTGAAGGCTATTTATTCCACGCAAGGACTACTGTTGCCGTTAGGGTTTTTGGTGGAGAAACTGTTAGAGTTCTGTGTGTTTAAGGTTCtcgttgtagttttcttgtaagccaaacaatcatcatgatgattgtcttggtctaggtgttttgatttgagttgtaagaagtactcaaagcttttaagaaagagtactattgtacttgatcaaagcttttaagcaagatcaagttgtgttttttgaagagtgtcttcttttgttattcgttggttagtctttcatcactgctgtgattgagggggagtgagtaggatctctggtctgagtggtttagattgaagttgcattgggtagatattaagtgaaaggcgtaatcttgttttgtattaccttgaattaatattacttatagtggacttcctccctggcttggtagcccccagatgtaggtgtgtttgcaccgaactgggttaacaactctcctgtgttgtttttctgtttttactttgttcatttgtttaaaaacattcagatagtgatgtcgtgactgttagaacaagatttgttctgatcaattatcttagttttgatgataacaataatatgaattttgcttaagataatatggtactctaatccaatgcaatttccttttcaggaaatatataaagagtacgcataattcagcgctcagaagctttgtctcaaagggttcagcatgcaacatcagaacatggtctggcaagacatcagaagatggtcgaagcagaatcagaacatgggtctatggaagcatcagaagaacaagagaacagaagcactgaagttctgatggtatcacgttcagaagcacttcaaggtcagaagatcagaagatgctatgcaccaagctgtttgactctgatgatattcaaacgttgtattcacaaacatcagatcagaagaaagtacaagtggcaagctacgctgactgacaaaaggaacgttaaaagctattctaggctacgtcagtagacacagcgtgaacaaggctcgaggtagttgacaaaagcgtataacattaaatgcgatgctgtacggaacacgcaaagcattaaatgcactcaacggtcatcttctccaacgcctataaatatgaagttctgatgagaagcaaggttaacgattctgcaccaaaacaactcatatcaaacttgctgaaacgctgttcaaatctaaactcagaatcttcatcttcatcaaagctcactacattgctgttgtaatatattagtgagattaagcttaaacgattaagagaaatatcacagttgtgattatcgctttttagaagcatttgtaatactcttagattgattacattaagttgtaaggaactagagtgatcgtgtggatcagaatactctaggaagtcttagaagt
Above is a window of Vicia villosa cultivar HV-30 ecotype Madison, WI unplaced genomic scaffold, Vvil1.0 ctg.000175F_1_1, whole genome shotgun sequence DNA encoding:
- the LOC131624961 gene encoding receptor-like protein kinase, encoding MKLHSSLLFFSSIFHFYTLSSSLNSDGLALLSFKSHWTSLPPLINSTWNPSHSTPCSWAGLKCNSFHRVISLNLSYLDIYGQLGPEIANCTQLQHLDLRYNYFHGQVPHSFTNLHQLKYLHLSTNLLTGPFPHFLSQIPHLKLLDLFDNQLNGSISTTIANITHLQELYLQYNNFSGAIPSSIGNCTQLQDLYLNVNQLEGVLPYSLNNLNHRVRFQVAYNKLTGTIPLGSSGCRNLLFLDISFNDFGSSVPYGIGNCTGLSQFAAVNSNLVGAIPSSIGLLTKLSILRLCKNHLSGKIPPEIGNCKSLTELHLYSNRLDGKIPSELGKLSELRDLELFSNQLSGEIPLEIWKIRGLEHLFVYNNSLSGELPVEMTELKNLKNISLFNNIFSGVIPQSLGINSSLVQLDFVNNRFTGNLPPNLCFGRKLNVLNMGINRLRGRIPLDVGRCTTLRRVILKQNKFTGPLPDFERNTNPLYMEISHNEINGSIPSSLGNCTNLTDLMLSANKLSGRIPPELGKLVNLRTLDLGHNDLEGPLPFQLANCTKMDKFDVGFNFLNGSLPSSLQKWTKLNTLILNENYFSGGIPEFLSAFEDLSELQLGGNMFGGEIPNSVGTLQNLIYGLNLSSNGLIGDIPVEIGKLKSLQMIDLSQNNLTGSIQVLDELPSLVEINLSNNSFQGSIPKMLMKLFNSRLSSFSGNPGLCISCSPSSGLVCNESSYVKPCDNNNKMNNQGLSKIVIVMIAIGSSIFVVLLLMGLVHIFVGRKSNQQVHITDDEGRLSLLNKVMEATSNLSDRYIIGRGAHGVVYKANVSQDKAFAIKKLAFAASKDKNLSMVREIQTLGQIKHRNLVKLENFWLRHDYGLIMYSYMPNGSLYDVLHEKKPAPSLEWNVRYKIAIGIAHGLSYLHYDCDPPIVHRDIKPNNILLDSDMEPHIADFGIAKLLDQSSTSNPSLSVPGTIGYIAPENAYTTVSNRECDVYSYGVVLLELITRKKVVDPSFTEGTDLVGWVRLLWSETGEINQIVDSSLANECLDTNMMENVAKVLMMALRCAENDPHNRPKMTDVTKQLSDSNPQKKKVRRARFVKDF